ATCGCCGCCGTCAGCACCCCGACCTCCTCTTCGGTTTCGAGGTGACGGTCGAGACCGCCCACCACTTCGGCGAAGAGGTCTTCTGCCAGCGCTTCCCTGTCGGTCTCTGAGTTGTATTGGTACGCGTCTAACAGGGCCGTCTGCGCCTCCGAGTGACCCTCCTCGGCGAGGGTTCGGAACAAGATTCCGACGAGTTGCTCGACGTGTTCAGACATTTTAGGTAGACCTAAAATAGCGTTCTATTTAATAACTTCAGTTCAATCCTCTCGAAAAGCGGCATCGTCCACCTCGCAGAGTAGTGCGAGGAGAGGGAACGTGACGATGATTCCGGCTCGGCACGTTCGATACCCGACCAAACCGGTCGGGTCGGACGGTCTCTGAGTCGTGGTGCCGGTGGTCCGCGGCCAGCGAGCGACCGGGGGCGACCGACGAACGGACGAGACCCCCGTGACCGTCTCGGACTCGTGTCAGAAGCGCCCGCGGAGTGAGCGACCTGCCTCGCGAGGGAACCCGCGGACGGATTGCCGCGTGGATTGCACTCGGCCAAAAGCGGTGGCCGTCTAGAACGGCGGACTGTAGTCTTTGTACTCGTCCATCTCGTCCATCTCGTCGGTCTTCGAGGGCATCACCGCGGCGTTCGGTCCGCCGGACCGGACGACCTCGACCGACTCGAGACCGTCGACGCTGTCGGGGAGTCGACGCTCGATGGCCTTCATCGTCATCGGGGCGATACCGCAGCCCGAACAGGCGCCGCCGATCGCGACCGTGGCGGTCCCTGCCTCCTCGTCGATGTCGCGGATTTCGAAGTTGCCGCCGTGTTGTTGAATCTGGGGCACTTCGTTGCTCAGGTAACTACGCGTCTGTCGTTCGAGTCCTTCTGCGCTCATTACGCCTTCAGGTTGGAATCACAGTGACATAAATTTATGCTGTTTGGTCCACCTAAAACCAGTTTCTCGGGGATTCTTTATTGACTTCTCGAATTTAGGCCCGAATTGGATTCACAAATAGCCAATTTTTCGCATCGCCTAAACTCCCCGCTCGGTCGTGAGGTTCGTCCGTCGACTGCGCTAGCGGCGTTCCTCGTCGGACCCTTCCGAGGCGCTCTCGCTGTCAGCGGGTGACGGTGCGTCCGTCTCCGCGAGCAACGTGTCTGCGAGCCGTTCCGCAACGTCCGGACTCACGAGCCCGGCCAGTTCCATCGCTTCCGCTTCGTAGTCGTCGAGCTCCAGAACGCGTCGGAAGAACCACGACAGTGCCACGTACGCCTCGTGCAGTTCCGTCGCACGTTCGCGTCCTGCATCGGTCAGCGTCACGCCTTCGTAGGCCTCGTACTCGACGAGTCCGTCCGCGTCGAGTCGCTGGAACGTCTCGGTGACGGTCCCCGGCGAGCGGTCCAGCGTGTCGGCCACGTCGCTCGTTCGAACCGGCTCGTCGTCCCGGTGGTCGAGAATGTATACGGCCAGCAGGTACTGTGCCGCCCCGCTCATCGCTCGTCGGACTGCGCCCGTGAGACGGTGCAGTCGGTCGGTTCGCCGTCGGTCGCCTCCGTAGAGTCGTCAGCAGCACCACCTTCGGAGCCGAACAGAGACCGGTACACCCATGCCCAGGCGTTCGCCCGCTGACGACGTGCGCTGTCCCGCATCGGTCAGGCCCTCCGAACCACGTGGTCTCGCACGGCGCGTTGACACTCCCGTAGCGTTTCCTCGAGTGTCGCGACCGTCGCCAACACGGGATAGTCGACCGGGAACTCTCGATACAGGTACTGAGTGAGGCTTCGGTGACGGACACCGGCGTCGAGACCGTTGTTCGTCGTCCCCGCGAGGAACCGCTGTCGGTTGCGAGCCACGTCTCCACAGGCGTCGCGGTGCGCGGCCAACGTCTGGTGACGCTGTCGGAGCGCGTCGAACCCGTCGACGGTTAGCGGCGTCTCGTCGGTCTCGGCGATCCAGCCGGTGATTTCGCCGACCGCGGCGCCGGCCTCCTCCAGGTCCGCCTCCTCGCGTTCGAGTGCGCTCTGTAACGCCGTTGCTTCCGACTGCCGAGACTGCGCCTCTGTGAGGACCATCCGTTTGAGTTCGGGCGTAAACGAGGCGTCGGTCGTCGGGGCCAGAGCCACGGCGATGGGGTCGGAAAGCTCCTGCCGGATCGTTTCTAGCAGGGATTCGGTTCCCTCGACGTGTGTAACGCTGTGGGGGCGAACGGTCTCTGCGAACGCCGTCCGGACGGCTCGACAGCGGTCGGGGCCGGAGGCGTTCACCGAGGGGGACGCGACGCCGGCGGTCGCGGTGAAGCCCGGAGCCGACGACGGCGTGCGATCGGCGTGTAGCTCTCGGATGCGCCGGATGAACGCCTCGTAGCCGTCTAACAGGTCGTCGCTGGCCGCTTGCTCGGTGCGAACGCGTGCTTGCGCCTGCTCGATGTAGGTCTCGACGGCCATCTCACGCCACCCCGTCTATCGGAGCGCTCACGAGCCCGCCGTGTGCGCCCGTGTCGCCGCGGACGACCGTGAGCTGCCACCCCTCGTCGACGGTACGCACCGCAACGGACCGCGGAGGCCGTTTCGCCTGGTTCCGGTAGAGTTCGAGCGTCAACGGCAACACCGGGAGCCGGTCGTTCTGCGCCGAGAGTGCGTACCCCGAGACCTGCACGACGACGGGGCCGGTCTCGCCGTCGCGTTCACCCGCGTGCGGCGGGCGGGTGTAGCTCTCGAGGAATCCGTGCCGCTTGAGCGCTTCGAGCGTCCCGTCGAGCGAGCCATCACCGTCGGTCTGTGTCTCCAGCCGAACCGCGGCGTCGGCGAGGACTTCGGCCTGGTCTACCGGAGACAGGCGCTCGTCAAGCTCGCCGGCGAGACTCTCAAGCAGGCACAGACAGAGCTCGTCGAGGTCGCCGACCCTCTCTGCGAGTTCGAAGTAGGTGTCCATCACGGCGCGCTCGACGCTGTCGTACCCCGTCTCGGGGAGCGACTCGAACACCGCACCGGCGACGCGGTGACAGAACTCGACGAGTTCGCGGCGCTCCGGCGTGGTGTTCTCGGTACACACGGACTGATGGCGCTGTGGGGTCTCGCTCTCCGAGTTCCGGCCCGGTGTCAACACCCCGTCTCGGGGCGACTCCTCGCAGACGATCAAGTCGTAGAAGGGGACCTGCGGGTCGTAGCGTCGCAGCGCCGAACGATACTGCTCGGTCGCCCGAGCGGCGGCCCGCGCAGTCGCCCGGTCCGGGAACCGACTGCCGGTCGCCGGCACCGGCCGGTCGCCAGTACGGCCGCAGGCGACGTAATACCGGCCGTCGCTGGTGGCCAAGGTCTCGATGTGCTCCCTGATATCGACGAGTGTTGGACCAACCATCGTCACCGGTCAGGTCTGTCTGTTGGGTTCGAAACGGGTTCGCCGTGTCTGTTGCATATAGTTTAGGCCGGCCTAAAAGTATAAAAATCCGTTGCCTTTTGATCTGCCTAAAACGGAGGGCTGCGTGACAGATAGCCTTTCCGCCACCGGCGACCCGTTTCGTTGCGTCGGGTCGTCGGCCGACGAACCGCTCGCGAACCGCCTCACGCGCTCGTGCGGGTCGACACGGGCGAGCCCGTCGGAGCGCAAGGCCAGCGTTTCAGACGCATGCATAACCTCAATATCTCGAACCCCCTCTCTGGGGTATGCCCGAAGAGACGCTATTCGAATTCGAGCGAGACATGACCGCCGCCGATGTCGCAGCGTACCTGCGAACCGTCGCGGACCGCCTCGACTCCGGTTCCGAGTTCACGCTTGAGGCCGGTACCGAGTCGGTGACGCTCACTCCGCCGGGACGCGTCGCGTTCGAGATCGAAGTCGAACGAGAGACGTCGAAGTCCGGATCCGCTTCGGAGATCGAACTCGAGATCGAACTGGAGTGGGACGAAAGCGCGGGCGACGCCGGCGACCTCAGCATCGAGTGAACTGCCCCGGAACCGGTGCCGGGCCGTATAAACCAGCCCGCACGCCGAGCCGAGGGTGGAGCCGGCCCGCGGGCGACGCTTTGACTACGGCCGACGATCGATCCCCGGTCGGCGTGGGTTGCAAACGGCGGCCGGAACGCGGCCCGGCGAGCCCCGACACAACGCGTTTTTACTCGCGTGACGCCACTGTTCGAGTATGAGCGACCGCGAGAGCGAGGCCGAAGGCGGGACCGGAGCCGAGGGAGACGCCGAACTTCCCGGCCGCGTGCGCCGCGCGTTCGCCGACCACGGCTCCTTCGAGTCCGCCGGCGACGACGTGTGGACCGCAGAGACGACCCCGTTCGACGCGTCGGTTCGCGCCGAACCCGCCGCCGACGGCCGAACGCAGTTCACCGTGCGGGTCGAGGTGCCGACCCTCTCGGCGACCGCGGCCG
This genomic window from Halorubrum sp. PV6 contains:
- a CDS encoding NifU family protein, with the protein product MSAEGLERQTRSYLSNEVPQIQQHGGNFEIRDIDEEAGTATVAIGGACSGCGIAPMTMKAIERRLPDSVDGLESVEVVRSGGPNAAVMPSKTDEMDEMDEYKDYSPPF
- a CDS encoding metal-dependent transcriptional regulator encodes the protein MSGAAQYLLAVYILDHRDDEPVRTSDVADTLDRSPGTVTETFQRLDADGLVEYEAYEGVTLTDAGRERATELHEAYVALSWFFRRVLELDDYEAEAMELAGLVSPDVAERLADTLLAETDAPSPADSESASEGSDEERR
- a CDS encoding amphi-Trp domain-containing protein codes for the protein MPEETLFEFERDMTAADVAAYLRTVADRLDSGSEFTLEAGTESVTLTPPGRVAFEIEVERETSKSGSASEIELEIELEWDESAGDAGDLSIE